The Nitrospira sp. sequence GTGGTCATTCAACCAATGATCGAGGCACAGACGGGCGGCGTGGCCTATTCCATTCACCCCGTGACAGGACGAACCAATCAGGTGACGATTAACGCTGTTCCCGGGCTCGCGGCGCCGCTGGTCGACGGCACAGCCGCGCCGGACCAGTATGTGGTAGAGATGACCGACGAAGGGCAACCGGTTCGGATTCGCCGACGCATCCTAGCTCGTAAGTCTGAGCGGTTGTTGATTTCGAGTGATGGATTGCGCACCGAACCTCTCGACGACGCCAGCCAAACGCGATCGTCGCTGGCAGAAGCTCAACTGTTTTCCCTCGCACAGGCAGCCAAGCAAATAGAAAAGGTGTTCGGACACCCAATGGACCTCGAATGGGCATTCGATGCCCGTCAATTATGGCTCCTCCAAGCCCGACCAATTACCACCGTCCGGCCCTCATCCGATCTCACCAATGATGACTGCGAATGGTCGCGCACCAACTTCAAAGAGACACTGCCTGAACTGCCGAGTCCGTTGAGCCTCTCGTTTCTTGAGCGATTCATGGACGCGTATATCGTCGCTCATTATCGAAGACTCGGATGCCGCGTCCCTCATGGACTCACGTCCGTCCGTGTGCTGAACGGGCGCCCGTACTTGAATGTTACGCTCTTCCATATTTTGGTGGCGCAGCTTCGTGGAGACCCTTCACTGAACACCGAACAGATGGGCGGTGAACCGCTGCAAACCTTGCCACAGGTGCAGCCGCTCAAAGGGCTGGCCTTTGTTCGGGCAGGATTCATGATGTGGGCGGAGATGCAGCGAGTCGAACGGTCAGGCCCGCGATTGTTCGAAGAAATGAAAGCGCTGGCCGCAACGTATCGTTATGATCGTATTCTACATCTTTCCATGGAGGAACTCGTCCCTCAACTCGACAAGCTCGGTCCTTGGCTTGAGGGCCGTGAAGTGACATTCGGCATCGCGGGAGGGGTTGGGCAGTGCTTACAGATTTTCAGCCAACTCCTGCCTCGCTGGCTCGGCCCGGACTGGCGAGGCTTGTTGAACGCCGCTCTCCAAGGACAAGGGACTGTGATCAGCGCGCAGCAGATCGTGCGCCTCGCTGAGCTCGTGGACATCGCCCGAGAGGAGCCGCTAACCGGAGCATTTCTCACATCGGAATCATGGGAACCTTCGAAATTTCGATCGGCTCTCGCCGACACCAAGTTTCTGCATGTTTTCGACTCGTATTTGGAGAACTATGGCCATCGGGGAGTCGGCGAATCGGACGTCATGTCCCCCCGTCTCGCCGATAACCCGGAATCAATTCTCGCTATTCTGCGTGTCCAGCTGATCTCCGGCTGTCCTTCACGGGAAACCATTCTCTCGCGTCAGGAGAAGACGAGAGCCGCTGCGCTGGCTCAAATCAAACACCGACTCGGCTGGCGCCTCGATCGATGGGCCGTCTTCTTGTGGTGTTATCGCAGACTGTGTCGTTTTTTCGCGCTACGTGAAGCCAATCGACACCATCTGATGTATTACTCAATGGCGATCCGCACCCTCTTGCTGCGTCTCGGGGAACTTTTGGTGGCGCGCGGACAGCTCGACCAGCGTGACGACATCTTTTTTTTGACCATCAACGATCGGACTGACCTTCTGACCGGCAGCACGAGAGACTGGAACAGCGTGATCCGCGCACGGAGAGCTGAACGGGAGCATAACGCAACGGTCGGGGTCCCTGACACCATCCATGACTGGGCATCCGTGAACGAATCAAGTGTCACATCCGGTCAGCTTGACGGCTCCGGAATGATGTCGGGCATGCCGATCAGCACAGGATCCGTAACAGGTCTGGTTCGGATCATCCGCTCGCCGACGGATTGGGGCAAAGTGATGCCTGGCGAGGTTCTGGTGGTTCCGGTGATCGATCCGGGCATGGCGCCGCTCTTTGGCATTGCGGGAGGGTTGATCGCGGAAATGGGCGGCACCCTGTCTCACGGAGCCATCATCGCTCGCGAATATGGGTTGCCAACCATAGCGAATGTCGAGGGTGCGATGGGGTATCTTTCGGATGGCCAATGCGTCATGGTCGATGCCGACTCAGGAACCATTTGCATCCTGCCATCGCCAGATGTTGGAGCGACTAGATCCAATTGATTGGGGCCTTCTGCTCCTTGACCTTTTTCAATTCCTTGCGTAGTCTGCCGCCAATTCTCGTCTTTTGACACTATATGCAGGAGTTCAGTTCATTGGGTTTCCTGTTTTCAGGGGTATCATCCGATGACTGAAATGATCCCTCTTTTTACCAGCTTTGGGGCGGGACTACTGTTGGGCGGCCTGCTGGTAGGACTCTGGGTTACCGGCCGCTTACGCGCCCAGTCCCAAAGAGCGGAAGCAACCGTCGATGAATTGCGAACGCAGCTGGACGTGGAACGGACTGCTACCGCTTCCGTCCATGAAACACTGTCCGAGGCTCAGCATGCCCGGGTCACGGCCGAAACTCGCCTGGAAGAAGCGGCACGACAACTCACGGAGCAAAAATCCCTGATCGACCGTACACGTCAGGAACTTGTGGAATCATTTCAGGCCCTCTCCGGCGAAGCCTTGAAACAGAACAACGAAGCGTTCTTGAAGCTTGCCGCCGTTTCGTTTGAAACCCTTCACGTCAGAGCCGACGGAGACCTAGCGCAGCGACAACAAGCGATCGACGCCTTGGTTCGGCCGCTCCAAGAATCGCTTCAACGCTATGACGAGCAGCTGCGTCTGCTCGAACAATCGCGCCAGTCGGCCTACGGCGGATTGGATCTCCATCTGAAATTACTCGCGGAATCACAGCAACGGTTGCAGCAGGAGACCGGGAACCTCGTCAAGGCCTTGCGGGCTCCGACTATACGGGGCCAATGGGGCGAACTGACGTTGAAACGAGTGGCCGAGCTCGCTGGGATGGTTGAGCACTGCGATTTCGTCGAGCAACACTCCGTGAGCGGCGATGACGGCCGTTTCCGGCCGGATATGGTCGTTCGGCTGCCGGGAGGGCGACAGATCATCGTGGACGCCAAAACCGTCCTGTCGGCCTACCTCGATGCCCATGAAGCGCAGAACGAGACCCAACAGGCCGAAGCCTTGCGCCGCCATGCCGCTCAGGTCAAGAGCCGTATGGACGAACTGTCGCTAAAAGCCTATTGGACGCAGTTCGAGCATGCGCCGGAATTTGTCGTGTTGTTCCTGCCTGGTGAACAGTTCCTCGGAGCCGCATTGGATCAGGACCCTCGCCTGATTGAAGAGGGGTTTGCGCGCGGTATTGTGTTGGCCACGCCCGCGACGCTGATCGCCTTGCTTCGTGCGGTCGCGTATGGATGGCGGCAAGAACAACTGAACGCCCATGCGGAGGAAGCCGGCCGGCTGGGCAAAGAATTGTACGAGCGCATGGCGGTGCTGACGGAACATATGAACGATGTAGGACAAGCCCTCGGCAAGAGCGTGTCGGCGTATAACCGCGCCGTCGGTTCCCTTGAGACACGGATTCTCCCGGCTGCGCGGCGATTCAAAGAATTGGGAGTGTCGTCAGAGAAGGACATCCCGGTCCTTGAGCCGACGGCGGTCGTTCCACGCAAGAGCTTGCTGTTTGATATTGAATGAAGGAGCAAGCATGACTGACCAACAGGCCATGGTTGAAGCATTTCATAGCAAGTTCGAGATTTTGGTACGGACGATCCCGACCGATCTGAATGAAGACACCAAACAACTTCGTGTCCGTCTTATTCAGGAAGAGTTCGATGAGTTGAAAGAAGCGATGGCCACCGGAAATCTCGCCGCCGTGGCGAAAGAAATGGCGGACCTCCTTTATGTCACCTATGGAACCGCGGTTTCCTATGGAATCGATATGGAACCGGTGTTCCAGGAGGTGCATCGATCGAACCTCAGCAAAGTTGGCGGTTACAAGCGGGCTGATGGAAAATGGGTGAAACCTCCCACCTACTCGCCAGCCGACATCGAATCGATTGTGGAGACTCAACGGGAGCGCCTGCTGGCGAGACAGATATCTGCTCATGACGCCGCCGGTTCTCCTCGAAATTCATGAGAGACCCACGCTGCCCAAGTTGTGGAACCCCCTTCGTCCGTGTGATTTATGACGAAGGAACCATGGAGCGGATATTGAACCGCTTCGGGATATTCCCATTCCGGTGTCAACTCTGTACCACGCGCTTCCGAGTCTTTCGGAGCCATGCAGCCGATCAAAAGTCGGTCACGGATCGCCGGCAATACAAACGATTGGCCGTGTCGTTCCGTGCCAACCTTCTCTCAGAGTCCGCCGTGCGGATGGACAACCGTGTGACAGACATCTCCATGGGAGGCTGCACGCTTGAAACAACGACAACGTTGCCTCAGGGGACGTTTGTTGAGTTGGTCATCAAGCCCGCTTCCAACGAAGAGCCTATTAAGATCGAGACGGCCATGGTGTGTTCTTCGCGCCAGGAGTCGATGGGCATCCGCTTCCTCGAAATGGTGGGAGACGACAAGAACCGCCTCAGCCAGGTCATCCTGAGTTTGCTGGTTGGACAAAGCGCCAACCTACACCTGTTCTCGTGAAGATCTCTCGAGACGCGAGGAAGGCCTTCGTGGTGCGGCCACCAGCAGATTATCAATAAGGCGCACGGAGCCGAGACGCACAGCTCCAAGCAACACCGCCTTCTGCGTGACTGTCGAAAGCGGTTCGAGGGTTGCGGGATCGCAGACCGCCAGATAGTCGATCGTCAACATTGGTTCGTCTTTGATAATCTGATCCATCGCTGACCGCACAGCTTCTCCATCAATGACGCCCTTCCGGATGGCCTGGGCTCCCGCACGAAGACTTTTATACAACGTGGGGGCGCGAACTCGTTCGTCTGGAGAAAGATAGACATTGCGCGAGCTCATCGCCAGTCCATCTTTCTCACGCACTGTCGGATGCACGACAATCTGAGCACCGAGATTCAGGTCTTTCACCAGCTGCTGAACCAGCGCCGATTGCTGAAAATCCTTCTGCCCAAAGAGTGCGAGCTGAGGACGGACGATTCCGAGGAGTTTCGTCACAACCGTCGCCACTCCGGAAAAATGATGCGGGCGCACCTCCCCTTCCCACCGGCGAGCGATAGCTGGGAGCATCACCGAGGTTTGAAATCCCGCCGGATACATGGCAGTGGCAGAGGGTTCAAAACAGACATCGACACCTTCCCGTTTGCATAACGCACGATCGCGCGTGATGGGACGCGGATACTTGGTGAAATCTTCCTGCGGACCGAATTGCGTGGGGTTCACGAAGATACTGACCACGAGGGCATCGCATCGCAATCGTGCTGCTCGAATCAGCGCCCGATGGCCTTCGTGCAACGCCCCCATGGTCGGCACCAACCCGATCTTCACTCCTTCACGCCTGAATCGCTCACTCCAGGCTGCCATGGCAGTGGGGGAACGAATGATCTTCATGTGTCGGGTGGTGAACTACAGGCAGGACGTGAACCGTATCTCGTTGAAGGCTGGGGAAAAAGCAGAGACGCTTGCGACTGATCTTTGGTCTCGGCCAGTAACTGAGCCGCCGATTGTTTGAGCGTTGGATGGACCCAAAGCGGATCGAGCTCATTCAGAGGCATGAGGACAAAGCGTCGTTGATGGAGACGGGGATGCGGGATCGTCAAACCCGGTTCATTGATCACACGTTGACCATAGAAGAGAATGTCCAGATCCATCGTGCGGGGGCCGGATCGACGGTCATCATCCCGTCCGAGGGCACGCTCGATCTCCTGGAGCGTCGTGAGGAGACTCTGCGGGGTAATGTCGGTTTCAAGCTGCACCACCCCATTGAGAAACCACTCCTCGCCCGGATCGGTCCCGTCACGAACCGGTTCCGTCTCATAGAGCAGTGAGACGCCACTGAGCTGTGAGTGCGGCAGGAGACTCAGCAACGTCACGGCCCGATCGCAAAAATCGACTCGATCGCCGGCATTTGACCCGAATCCGATGAAGACGGTCTCTTTCATGGACGTATCTCGTGAAGCGTGTTCGGGAATCGTCAGAACTCGAACGGCGCTTCGCGAACGACGAGATCAAAAACCTGTTTTCTTGATCCGTTCGACTGCTTCTGCCAACCGTTCTTTGGACGTGCAGAGCGTCATGCGGATATACCCTTCTCCAGGCGCTCCGAACCCATTGCCGGGCGTCGTCACGATCCCGGCCTTTTCCAAAAGATTCGCAGTAAACGAGGTCGACGTATAGCCCTTCGGAACCGTCACCCACACATAGAACGCAGCCGGCGGCGGATTCACTTCTAACCCCAAGTTCTTGAGGCCGGGGATCAACGTGTCTCGACGATCTTGGTAGGTTTTTCTCAAGCTGTCGGTCACAGAATCGTCCAGGCCCAGAGCCGTAATACCGGCTTCTTGAACCGCCTCAAAGCAGCCGGAATCCAGGTTGCTCTTCACCTTACCCAGGCCACCCAAGACATCTTTGTTGCCGACAGCAAAGCCGATGCGCCATCCAGTCATGTTGTACGTCTTGGAAAGTGAATGGAACTCGACTCCCACATCCTTGGCGCCGTCAACCTCCATGAAGCTCGTCGGCCGACGTCCGTCGTAGTAAATCTCTGAATAGGCCGCATCATGACACACGATGACCTGGTGTTCCTGGGCGAAATCCACGACGCGCTTGAAGTAGTCCTTGGTCATAATCACCGAGGTGGGATTGTTCGGCGAATTGAGCCACATCAGCTTGGCTTTCATGGCCACGTCCTTGGGAATGGCATTCAGATCCGGCAGGAACCCGTTCGCTTTCGTCAGCGGCATGAAGTGAGACACGCCCCCCGAGAAACCGGTGCCGACGGGATACACCGGATAGCCTGGACTTGGAACCAGCACAACATCGCCGGGATCGACAAAGGCCAGATGAATGTGGCCGATCCCTTCCTTCGAGCCGATCAAAGTCAGAACTTCGTTGGCAGGATCGAGCGTCACATTGAAGCGCCGCTTGTACCAACCAGCCACGGCTTTCCTGAAGGACAACATGCCTTCATAGGAAGGGTATTGGTGGTGTTTGGGGTTCTTGGCTGCGGCGGCCAAGCTGTCGATAATTGGGGCCGGCGTCGGCAAGTCAGGATCACCGATACCGAGATTGATGATATCGACTCCACGGGCGATGGCCTCTTGTTTCATCTTGTCGATGGCGGCAAAGAGGTACGGCGGTAAGGTCTTGATGCGCGTCGCGACTTCAATCGGGAAACCGGCCATTATGGTCTCACTCCTTTCATGCGTATCAGCCACCGGACGACGATCGGGGTTGAACCGGAAGTCTGGCGGCCGCTCTAAGTCAGTTTAATCAAGTTGCTAGGTTACTTCAGCGCAGCGTCGGCAATCAACGTGCGGAATTCAGCAGGTAGGCAACAAGCCGGTCCGCCACAACATGCGATGGGGAAAGGTGAGGAAGTGCCGTTGCTTTCACTTGAGGAGCCGTAAGACGAGCTTTCATCAAATCCGGGGCACATTCACGGCATAGCGAATCGATCCCGCCTTCTTCCATCTCCAAATGGAACAGAAGGCCATATGCACGGTCCCCATAACGAAATGCCTGCAGTGGCGCAATTTCAGATCCCACCAACGGCACGCAGCCCTTCGGAAGGTCAAAGATCTCACCGTGCCATTCGAAGACGTCGAAGGCCTCGGGGACTGTCCCAAACACGGGATCCTGTTTCC is a genomic window containing:
- a CDS encoding LL-diaminopimelate aminotransferase encodes the protein MAGFPIEVATRIKTLPPYLFAAIDKMKQEAIARGVDIINLGIGDPDLPTPAPIIDSLAAAAKNPKHHQYPSYEGMLSFRKAVAGWYKRRFNVTLDPANEVLTLIGSKEGIGHIHLAFVDPGDVVLVPSPGYPVYPVGTGFSGGVSHFMPLTKANGFLPDLNAIPKDVAMKAKLMWLNSPNNPTSVIMTKDYFKRVVDFAQEHQVIVCHDAAYSEIYYDGRRPTSFMEVDGAKDVGVEFHSLSKTYNMTGWRIGFAVGNKDVLGGLGKVKSNLDSGCFEAVQEAGITALGLDDSVTDSLRKTYQDRRDTLIPGLKNLGLEVNPPPAAFYVWVTVPKGYTSTSFTANLLEKAGIVTTPGNGFGAPGEGYIRMTLCTSKERLAEAVERIKKTGF
- a CDS encoding pantoate--beta-alanine ligase: MKIIRSPTAMAAWSERFRREGVKIGLVPTMGALHEGHRALIRAARLRCDALVVSIFVNPTQFGPQEDFTKYPRPITRDRALCKREGVDVCFEPSATAMYPAGFQTSVMLPAIARRWEGEVRPHHFSGVATVVTKLLGIVRPQLALFGQKDFQQSALVQQLVKDLNLGAQIVVHPTVREKDGLAMSSRNVYLSPDERVRAPTLYKSLRAGAQAIRKGVIDGEAVRSAMDQIIKDEPMLTIDYLAVCDPATLEPLSTVTQKAVLLGAVRLGSVRLIDNLLVAAPRRPSSRLERSSREQV
- the rmuC gene encoding DNA recombination protein RmuC, whose product is MTEMIPLFTSFGAGLLLGGLLVGLWVTGRLRAQSQRAEATVDELRTQLDVERTATASVHETLSEAQHARVTAETRLEEAARQLTEQKSLIDRTRQELVESFQALSGEALKQNNEAFLKLAAVSFETLHVRADGDLAQRQQAIDALVRPLQESLQRYDEQLRLLEQSRQSAYGGLDLHLKLLAESQQRLQQETGNLVKALRAPTIRGQWGELTLKRVAELAGMVEHCDFVEQHSVSGDDGRFRPDMVVRLPGGRQIIVDAKTVLSAYLDAHEAQNETQQAEALRRHAAQVKSRMDELSLKAYWTQFEHAPEFVVLFLPGEQFLGAALDQDPRLIEEGFARGIVLATPATLIALLRAVAYGWRQEQLNAHAEEAGRLGKELYERMAVLTEHMNDVGQALGKSVSAYNRAVGSLETRILPAARRFKELGVSSEKDIPVLEPTAVVPRKSLLFDIE
- a CDS encoding PilZ domain-containing protein, with the protein product MERILNRFGIFPFRCQLCTTRFRVFRSHAADQKSVTDRRQYKRLAVSFRANLLSESAVRMDNRVTDISMGGCTLETTTTLPQGTFVELVIKPASNEEPIKIETAMVCSSRQESMGIRFLEMVGDDKNRLSQVILSLLVGQSANLHLFS
- the folK gene encoding 2-amino-4-hydroxy-6-hydroxymethyldihydropteridine diphosphokinase, producing MKETVFIGFGSNAGDRVDFCDRAVTLLSLLPHSQLSGVSLLYETEPVRDGTDPGEEWFLNGVVQLETDITPQSLLTTLQEIERALGRDDDRRSGPRTMDLDILFYGQRVINEPGLTIPHPRLHQRRFVLMPLNELDPLWVHPTLKQSAAQLLAETKDQSQASLLFPQPSTRYGSRPACSSPPDT